From the Anopheles coustani chromosome X, idAnoCousDA_361_x.2, whole genome shotgun sequence genome, one window contains:
- the LOC131269174 gene encoding dihydropyrimidine dehydrogenase [NADP(+)]: MSCASVLTSKDLPDIESLLALNPRVKQNCSLVPTTVTKKVKKHWKRNTDRSCTSCTPLTNDFSDIKHTTLSERGALREAARCLKCADAPCQKSCPTQLDIKSFITSIANRNYYGAAKAIFSDNPLGLTCGMVCPTSDLCVGGCNLAAVEEGPINIGGLQQFATEVFKRMGLRQIVPPNVAPLRHPDKRIALLGGGPASLSCATFLGRLGYRDVTVYERRSYLGGLSSAEIPQYRLPVDVVNFEVQLVKDLGVKFELGRSLSAKDLTVRGLLEGGGADAVFLGIGLPEPKIDPVFAGLTEEQGFYTSKSFLPQVADGSKPGLCACKQTAATRLPVLTGNVIVLGAGDTAFDCATSALRCGARKVFVVFRKGNNNIRAVPEEVELAREERCEFIPFMAPKEVIVRAGRIAAMEFYRTEQDEAGNWVDDPDQVTRLKANYVISAFGSGLYDPDTVAALDGLKMNRWGLPEVDPRTQQTTLPAVFCGGDLAGAAETTVESVNDGKTAAWYMHCYLQGLPFDTRPELPLFYTAIDQVDLSVEVCGVRFENPFGLASAPPTTSTAMIRRAFEQGWGFAVTKTFALDKDTVTNVSPRIVRGVTAGQNYGPQQGAFLNIELISEKCADYWLAGVTELKRDFPTKVLIASIMCTYNRADWEELATRAEAAGADMLELNLSCPHGMGESGMGLACGQDPELVYHISQWVRAAVRIPFFVKLTPNITDIVSIAQAAQRGKADGVSAINTVQGLMSLRADGSPWPAVGAAKHTTYGGVSGNATRPQALRAVSLIANKLPGFPICGIGGIDSADVALQFLQCGAPILQICSSVQNQDFTVIEDYVLGLKALLYLRANPPPEALPWDGQSPPTAKLQKGKPVAPLRGADGKPLLHFGQYKKEREEKLAQLRQQHGALWDPCSEVENTNGTNGHSASTTTAPVPKVKDVLGLALPRIGDYKKLDNSKQVVALIDDDLCINCGKCYMTCADSGYQAIEFDPVTHLPHVNDDCTGCNLCLSVCPIIDCISMVPKQIPHVIKRGHPGKVPVAVHALSPSQ, translated from the exons ATGAGTTGTGCTAGTGTTTTGACCAGCAAGGATCTGCCCGATATTGAG AGCTTGCTTGCTCTCAATCCGCGCGTGAAGCAGAACTGCTCGCTGGTTCCGACGACTGTGACGAAGAAGGTGAAGAAGCACTGGAAGCGAAACACGGACCGGTCGTGTACTAGCTGCACGCCGCTCACCAATGACTTCTCGGACATCAAGCACACGACGCTGTCGGAGCGGGGCGCCCTGCGCGAGGCGGCCCGTTGCCTCAAGTGTGCCGACGCGCCGTGCCAGAAGAGCTGCCCCACGCAGCTGGACATCAAGAGCTTCATCACGAGCATCGCCAACCGGAACTACTACGGTGCGGCGAAGGCCATCTTCTCGGACAACCCGCTCGGGCTGACCTGCGGCATGGTGTGCCCGACGAGTGACCTGTGCGTGGGCGGCTGCAACCTGGCCGCGGTGGAGGAGGGACCGATCAACATCGGCGGGCTGCAGCAGTTCGCGACGGAGGTGTTCAAGCGAATGGGACTGCGGCAGATCGTGCCACCGAACGTGGCGCCACTCAGGCATCCGGACAAGCGTATCGCGCTGCTGGGAGGTGGGCCGGCGTCGCTGTCCTGCGCCACCTTCCTCGGGCGGCTGGGATACCGGGACGTGACGGTGTACGAGCGGCGCAGCTACCTGGGCGGGCTCAGCTCGGCCGAGATCCCGCAGTACCGCCTGCCGGTGGACGTGGTCAACTTCGAGGTGCAGCTGGTGAAGGACTTGGGCGTCAAGTTCGAGCTAGGCCGCTCCCTGTCCGCCAAGGATCTCACCGTGCGCGGGCTGCTGGAGGGCGGCGGTGCCGACGCCGTGTTCCTCGGCATCGGACTGCCGGAGCCGAAGATCGACCCAGTGTTTGCCGGCCTGACCGAGGAGCAGGGCTTCTACACCTCGAAGAGCTTCCTGCCGCAGGTGGCGGACGGCAGCAAACCGGGACTGTGCGCCTGCAAGCAGACCGCCGCCACCCGGCTCCCGGTGCTCACCGGCAACGTGATCGTGCTGGGCGCTGGAGATACCGCCTTCGACTGCGCAACGTCGGCGCTGCGGTGTGGCGCCCGCAAGGTGTTTGTGGTGTTCCGGAagggcaacaacaacatccgagCCGTGCCGGAGGAGGTGGAGCTGGCGCGGGAGGAGCGGTGCGAGTTCATCCCGTTCATGGCGCCGAAGGAGGTGATCGTGCGCGCGGGTCGAATCGCGGCGATGGAGTTCTATCGCACCGAGCAGGACGAGGCGGGCAACTGGGTCGACGATCCGGATCAGGTCACGCGCCTCAAGGCGAACTACGTCATTTCGGCGTTTGGCTCCGGGCTCTACGATCCTGACA CCGTGGCCGCGCTGGACGGACTCAAGATGAATCGGTGGGGCTTGCCGGAAGTGGACCCCCGCACCCAGCAGACCACTCTGCCGGCCGTCTTCTGCGGCGGCGATCTGGCGGGAGCGGCCGAAACGACGGTCGAGTCGGTGAACGACGGCAAGACGGCGGCCTGGTACATGCACTGCTACCTGCAGGGCCTGCCGTTCGACACCCGCCCGGAGCTGCCGCTCTTCTACACCGCCATCGACCAGGTCGACCTGTCCGTCGAGGTGTGCGGCGTTCGGTTCGAGAACCCGTTCGGGCTGGCGTCGGCGCCgcccaccaccagcaccgccATGATACGGCGCGCGTTCGAGCAGGGCTGGGGCTTCGCGGTGACGAAGACGTTCGCCCTCGACAAGGACACGGTGACCAACGTGAGCCCGCGCATCGTGCGCGGCGTGACGGCCGGCCAGAACTACGGGCCGCAGCAGGGCGCCTTCCTCAACATCGAGCTCATCTCGGAGAAGTGCGCCGACTACTGGCTGGCGGGCGTCACCGAGCTGAAGCGCGACTTCCCGACCAAGGTGCTCATCGCCAGCATCATGTGCACGTACAACCGGGCCGACTGGGAGGAGCTGGCGACGCGCGCCGAAGCCGCCGGGGCCGACATGCTCGAGCTGAACCTGTCCTGCCCGCACGGGATGGGCGAGTCGGGCATGGGGTTGGCGTGCGGCCAGGACCCGGAGCTCGTCTACCACATCTCGCAGTGGGTCCGGGCCGCCGTGCGCATTCCCTTCTTCGTCAAGCTGACGCCCAACATCACCGACATCGTGTCGATCGCGCAGGCAGCCCAGCGGGGCAAGGCGGACGGCGTGTCGGCCATCAACACCGTGCAGGGGTTGATGTCGCTCCGGGCGGACGGCTCACCGTGGCCGGCGGTCGGCGCCGCCAAGCACACCACGTACGGAGGCGTGTCCGGCAATGCGACGCGCCCGCAAGCCCTGCGTGCCGTCTCGCTCATCGCCAACAAGCTGCCCGGCTTCCCGATCTGCGGCATCGGAGGCATCGACTCGGCCGACGTGGCCTTACAGTTCCTGCAGTGCGGCGCCCCCATCCTGCAGATCTGCTCGTCCGTGCAGAATCAGGACTTCACCGTCATCGAGGACTATGTGCTCGGGCTCAAGGCACTCCTCTACCTGCGGGCtaacccacccccggaggcgCTACCCTGGGACGGTCAGTCTCCCCCGACGGCCAAGCTGCAGAAGGGTAAACCGGTGGCCCCGCTCCGAGGCGCCGACGGCAAGCCCCTGCTCCACTTTGGCCAGTACAAAAAAGAACGTGAGGAAAAGCTGGCCCAGCTCCGGCAGCAACACGGTGCACTGTGGGATCCGTGCTCGGAGGTAGAGAATACCAATGGCACCAATGGACACAGTGCCTCAACCACCACCGCACCCGTGCCCAAGGTAAAGGACGTGCTCGGCCTAGCGTTACCTCGGATCGGTGACTACAAGAAGCTAGACAACTCCAAGCAGGTGGTGGCACTCATCGACGAT GACCTGTGCATCAACTGCGGCAAGTGCTACATGACCTGTGCCGACTCCGGCTATCAGGCGATCGAGTTCGACCCGGTGACGCACTTACCGCACGTCAACGACGATTGTACCGGCTGCAATCTGTGCCTCTCCGTTTGTCCCATCATCGATTGTATCAG CATGGTGCCGAAACAAATTCCCCACGTCATCAAGCGTGGCCATCCTGGCAAGGTACCGGTAGCCGTGCATGCCCTGAGCCCATCgcagtag